A DNA window from Castanea sativa cultivar Marrone di Chiusa Pesio chromosome 7, ASM4071231v1 contains the following coding sequences:
- the LOC142643410 gene encoding purple acid phosphatase-like: MCRQKIKMGLFGSSLSSSLIAIILVLSLAVVCHGGKTSTFVRKLEKTIDMPLNSDVFKVPPGYNAPQQVHITQGDHVGEAMIISWVTVDEPGSSKVVFWSENSKEKRHAEGKVTTYKYYNYKSGFIHHTTIRNLKFNTKYYYVVGIGHTTRQFWFVTPPEVGPDVPYTFGLIGDLGQSYDSNTTLTHYELNPQKGKTVLFVGDLSYADNYPNHDNNRWDSWGRFVERSVAYQPWIWTAGNHEIDYEPSIGETKPFKPYSHRYHVPFKASNSTAPFWYSIKRASAYIIVLSSYSAYGKYTPQYKWLEEELPKVNRTETPWLIVLMHSPWYNSYNYHFLEGETMRVMYEAWFVKYKVDVVFAGHVHAYERSERVSNIAYNVVNGICTPVKDQSAPVYITIGDGGNLEGLATNMTEPQPPYSAYREASFGHAIFDIKNRTHAYYSWHRNQDGYAVEADTMWFFNRYNHPVDDSTSAQS, translated from the exons ATGTGCAGGCAAAAGATCAAGATGGGTCTTTTTGGttcttctttatcttcttctttgatcgcaattattttggttttgagtTTAGCAGTGGTCTGTCATGGAGGAAAGACCAGTACTTTTGTCAGAAAACTTGAGAAGACAATTGACATGCCTCTTAATAGCGATGTCTTTAAAGTCCCACCTGGTTATAATGCACCTCAACAG GTACATATAACACAAGGAGACCATGTGGGAGAGGCAATGATTATATCATGGGTGACTGTGGATGAACCGGGCTCCAGTAAAGTGGTCTTTTGGAGTGAAAACAGCAAGGAAAAGAGACATGCCGAAGGAAAAGTTACTACCTATAAGTACTACAATTACAAGTCTGGTTTCATTCATCAcacaaccatcagaaacttgaAG TTCAACACTAAATACTACTATGTGGTTGGGATTGGGCACACTACTCGGCAGTTCTGGTTTGTAACTCCACCTGAAGTTGGCCCTGATGTGCCTTATACATTTGGTCTTATTG GGGATCTTGGTCAGAGTTATGATTCAAATACGACACTTACTCATTATGAGTTAAACCCACAGAAAGGGAAAACAGTGCTGTTCGTTGGGGATCTCTCTTATGCAGATAACTATCCAAATCATGACAATAATAGATGGGATTCATGGGGAAGATTTGTTGAGAGAAGTGTTGCTTATCAACCATGGATATGGACTGCAGGGAATCACGAGATTGACTATGAGCCATCAATT GGAGAAACCAAACCTTTTAAGCCTTACAGTCACCGTTATCATGTGCCTTTTAAAGCTTCAAATAGTACAGCTCCCTTCTGGTATTCAATCAAGAGAGCTTCAGCTTACATCATTGTCTTGTCCTCATACTCAGCATATG GTAAATATACCCCTCAATACAAATGGCTTGAAGAGGAACTACCAAAAGTTAACCGGACTGAGACACCTTGGTTGATTGTTCTAATGCATTCCCCTTGGTATAACAGCTACAACTATCATTTTCTGGAGGGTGAAACCATGAGAGTAATGTACGAGGCATGGTTTGTGAAGTACAAAGTTGATGTGGTGTTTGCTGGTCATGTTCATGCTTATGAACGATCT GAACGTGTATCCAACATTGCATACAATGTTGTAAATGGTATTTGCACTCCTGTAAAGGATCAATCAGCGCCTGTATATATAACCATTGGCGATGGAGGCAATCTTGAAGGCTTAGCAACCAA CATGACGGAACCACAGCCACCATACTCAGCTTATCGTGAGGCTAGTTTTGGTCATGCCATTTTTGACATTAAGAACCGAACCCATGCATACTATAGTTGGCACCGTAATCAAGATGGATATGCAGTGGAAGCAGATACTATGTGGTTTTTCAACAGATACAATCATCCAGTTGATGATTCCACAAGTGCCCAATCATGA